CAAGGATGCTTTTGATGTGAATCTTGCGGATTTCAGTGCTATTGGATCGAGCGAAGGTAATCTTTTTATAAATCGTGTGATTCATAAGACAAAAATTGAGGTAGATGAAAAAGGGACAAAGGCAGGCGCAGTTACCGCAGTAGAGCTTTATGCGGGAGCTGCCGCAAAGACGGAGCCTAAGATCGTAAAATTAAATCGTCCGTTTTTCTTTATGATAGTAGACAACAAGTTTCATATGCCCATTTTTATGGGTGTTTTAAATGATGTGAAATAATGAATAGTCGATTCGGGTTTGTATATGCTGAGAGATTTTAGCGATTTTGATGTATATGAAAACATGGATATTGAAGAATTGATACCATGAGTCAACTTTTTATGGTATCATATTAAGGCGTCGCGATAATATCACGTCGAGTATACAGCTTGACCTAGAGGAAATAATCATTTACAGGAGATTGGAATGACCGGAACCCGAAAGAAATTCGTTATATTTTTCATCGTTTTACTATTCGCAGCATTTGCTGCAAAGACAGTGATCAATCATGTTTATCCCGTTGGATATCAAGATTATATTATAAAATATTCCAGAGAATATGATATCGATCCCTATCTTTTAACGGCGATTATTAAGGTGGAAAGCAGATTTGATAAGAATGCTGTGTCGCACAAAGGAGCGATCGGCCTGATGCAGCTCATGGAGCCAACCGCTTTTTGGATCGCGGAGTCCATGGGGGATGAGAACTTCACAATCAACGATCTTTATGATCCGGAAACAAATATAAAAATGGGAGCATGGTACGTCAACAACATTCGGAATGAATTCGGATATACTGAGCTTGTTCTCGCCGCATATAACGCGGGCAGGGGCAATGTGGCAAGCTGGATAGATGGCTCCCTCATCGCCAGTGATGGGACGGATTGCAGCGGGATACCATATAATGAAACGAGAAAATATATCGAAAAGGTTCTGTCAAATCAGGATATTTACAGAATACTGTATGATATCAGCTGATATCGATATGACATTCACAATTTAAGAAAAGCAAAGCAAACAAAACGCTGGAATTTCGGAATTTCAGCGTTTTTGTTTTGAGCATCAAACCAAACCAACAAGT
This genomic window from Clostridiales bacterium contains:
- a CDS encoding lytic transglycosylase domain-containing protein — its product is MTGTRKKFVIFFIVLLFAAFAAKTVINHVYPVGYQDYIIKYSREYDIDPYLLTAIIKVESRFDKNAVSHKGAIGLMQLMEPTAFWIAESMGDENFTINDLYDPETNIKMGAWYVNNIRNEFGYTELVLAAYNAGRGNVASWIDGSLIASDGTDCSGIPYNETRKYIEKVLSNQDIYRILYDIS